The genomic interval CCTATTTATTATTTGATAGTAAGTCCAATCAAGCCTAGCTAAGATCTAATGGGAGTCGATGTTACCTGGCTGTCAtgaaacaaagtcaaaaagtGGGCTAAAccgtaaaaaaaacattcgcTGCTAAATACCTTTAGAAGACATGATTGGTATGGGCAAAGGCAATAGGGGCACTTCGACTCTTCCTAGAGTGTACAGTTAACCACTTTACTATGACATTGTGAGATGATGCCTCGGCTAATACATGTAGCGCCATCTAACTCGTCAAGGTGTGTGTTAACAAGCACATAGGAAATGAATGTAGGTGGTGATAAAATGCTTGCAAGGCAGCTGCTGTTTAATGATTTGGAGTCCCATTTGTAACCTCAACATGTCTGGCTGTTGTGTCGATCTGccaaacaaaattcaagaacACGCACATGGTTTAATCATGATTGATGAGTGGTGAATGTGACGTGATTTGATGTTAATTATGTTAGTTTTTAGTTTTATTTAGCGATGATGGAAACATCATTTAGATCATAGAATTGATATGAAGTGTGGAAATTAATACTGCCAAAATAATGTAACAGCCTAGTTCACTAGACTTGAGACTCGAAGTTTCCCTTACTAAAGAGACACTTTATCCACGTCTGAAGTTAAATTTGTCGTTTCCTAAGAATGGAATGTATTAAACAAATGTCTTATTAGGGTTTCAATCAAATACTAAGCACTCATTGTGAATACGAACTTTTTAAAGACACTGATGTTTTCCCCCGTGTTGGCAAGGCAGTTCAGAGCTAACCTTGTCTCTAAACTTCAAAAGCAAGGTCCATAAAGTATGGTAAACATATCGTGAGCTACAATTCAAAACGCTAATCTAAATGAAAGTGAATTTGGCTGTTGACAAAACATAACGACCAAAAAAATCCGAATTGACAAATATTGTAAATTAAGATCgcatgaaaaatgtcaggatGCAAACAAAGATTgcaattgaacattgaaacaGGGTATAGACATTTCCTCTTAAAAGCGCCTATTCTGGCAACTAATTTTAGCAGGCGGCTAAACCACAAAAGGATAGACCTCAATAGGTTTTAATGAAACTCTTTATACTCTCTTTGAGCAAAACAGTTTGCATCTCTACTAACATTTTCCCCACTTCTGGGAAACCAGGAAATCAAAAAACAGtggattgcttttgaaagctGAGAGACGCAATGTTGAAAGTTCATTGAAATACCAGATTATTAAGCTGTTCAACAAGTTAAACATAACACAGTTGTGCTGTCAGTAGTAAAATGCTGACGCAAAATCAACGTTTATCCTGTCTCTCCATTGTCCCTAGAGGGCTAGTAGAAgacttgtcagagaaaagtcactccaaccaagtcacttgagactttgctttgaacacattttggtagaaGGGtttcgggctgatcgacttctcttgcgttacgcagtttcaaccaaagcagacaaactagccatcaactcactggctccctgaattcggaacttcattatgagaatcacgtaactaaatgtgttcaaagccgatccccatcgcacgcaccaggcagccgcgaaGCAGcgcgagggaggcaaaaaaatctcagaaacctcgtgagtgtcgtttctctgactagccctctagacAAGCCCTCtatttgtcctttttattcATACCACTTGAAAAAATGCATCCCAAagtctttttttgtctttgaaattggCTTTGGAAAACCGTATTTGCCGCTCAATTCTTGTTGCCctcttagggcggctttacactaggatggaaaaccgagattaaatccggtttgaggattgaacaAGGGCaagtgctggggcgagttcgacaaaagacttgagtccacCAGAGGACTCCAGACTTTCACTGTaatcaagtcgaacaaaaagattcatacaccaaaaactcgccccagcactagtcttagttcaatcctcaaaccggattcaatctcggttttccatcctagtgtaaagccgcccttagtcTCTTAAACACATGAGTTGCCTCTGTTGGTGTGTTTAATTACCTTAAAACTAAGAATATACCTTTCAGGTCTCATGAAACCAAACCTAAAGACTCTATTCAGGCTATTTGTGCCAGTTCCACTTTGGATGAGTTCCTTAACAACGATGCGAAACTTTGTATCAGCTATAAAGTTCCACATTCAATAAGTGCCGATTATGTCTCCGAACGAACAACGGGCATGCCGTTACCTGATTCTGAATCAGTGGCCATTGGAGTCATGGCCGGACTAGGAATCAAACGGAAGACTGCAAACATTGTGGGTCCACCGTTGAAGAAAGCAAAGACCTTATCAGAAAAGAGAGAGGCATTAGAGCGCGACATCGTAAAATATGGCATGGCTACTGTCGAGAAAATGTACCCGCGGCAGACTCCTAGATCGAAAGGTGTCCCAGGGCGGCGAGGGTCAAATTTTAACAAGTCCGTAACGAAGATGAAACCCAAACCATCCGGTGTCGACTTTGAGGAAGTGGATGCGCGGGATATCTTGAAACCCCTTTCACATGACAAATACATCCGCGAACCGCTCTATGATAGTGTGGTTTTCATCACCCGTCGAAGTGGATTGGTTCCTCTATCCAGTTTGTGTAAAGATGCCACCACGGTGATGTCGTCCAATGTAAAGTTGCTTAAGGGTAGAAATGTGCGCTTGGGCAAGCCAAGCATATTTCTAAAGGAAAAAGGAAGGCTCCTTGCCATAGGAGGTTCCAGAGGCAATGCTCCACATTTCAACATCACTTCAGTACCCACCGTGGAGCCGAAGAGATCTGATGGATTTGAAGAGGCCTTCACCATGGACTCTGAATATGTTGAGTTTGCCTTGAAAGCAATGGTTGATCTTCCAAATGTTTCCAAGAGCCTAGATGTATCCGAAAGAATTGATGTCCGGGAGCTGAAAAGACGCCaaagagaggaggaagaacGGAAGGCTGCCATGACCAGACGAGATGTAATCAACAAGATTTACGAAAAAGTAATTACCAACCAATCGCTCTTTGTCGACGAGGAAGATAGCaaaggagaagaaacagcCGATATTCCTGAGGTTAAGCCACCCGTGGACCAAATTCCCTCAAAATGGGATCCTAGTATGGAATTGGAGCGTAAACCAGACATCAAGCAAGATCCCGTTGTAAAAACGGAGGAATCAAACCCCAATTCACCTCAATGTATCACGGAAAATCAACCAGCCGAAAAAACATCTGAGAGTGCGGTGAAACCTCAAGAACAATCTGATTTCAgtgaagaagacgacgagAATGAAGACCCTAATCGAGGCCCTGTCCATCTACAATGGAAAGACAACCCTCCCATACCTCGCAGTAATCCCTTGGACATCGAAACCAAAGCTATTGTTAGTGAGGCTTTTAAAAGAGCATTTGAGGAGCGAAAGAAAAATCCAATTGCAGGGTTCGAGGCCTGTGATGTCGAGAACTGCTATTGcaaagaaaaggaggaaacCGTCCAGACCTGCTCCCAAACGCCAACGTCAGGTTCACAAACTCCATCGGGAACTCCAAGCAAAAACGGAGAGAAAAAGACTAAGACTCGACTCACCAAAGTTAAGAGAGCCCTAAAGACGCTAGGTGTTAACTTCTACGAGTTTGACCAAGCTGACCAAGTGTGCATTAGAGTAGATTGTGACAAGCTCTGGTGTCGATTTGGATGCATATGCGATTGTATCTCTGGAAAAGCCATTCCGCCTTCACATTGTGGAAAAGTGGAGTGTATGTTTCGATGCACATGTAGCGAAGACACAGCCACATATGCATCTTCCAAAAAAGTCGGAATCTCTCCTGCAGGAGCTGCCAACCTCCGGACAAACTCTCAACGCCATTTGGCTGCTGAAGAGCGGAAGTTTCATAATACCGTCATTTCCAGCGGCAAGGATGTGGTCCTACTTGGAAGTTCGGGAAGGACCAAAAGGGAACGAAAGATCCCATCTCGTTATCAAGATGCGGAAACAGTTCTGAGTGACCATTGTGGGAAGAATTTGATCCATGTGGAGAAGGATCCTGATATTCGAGTTTATAGTGTCCTAAATAAGGATGCTATTCGCACAGTTCAAGAGCActtggaaaatgaaaccatCCAGGCTTGTACTGTTCTTCTACCCAGGCTTTCTTTGCCCTCAAGTGTAAAGCATTGGTGTATGATTCATTGTCATTACAATTGTCCATGTGGAAAGTATAAGGACCCACTAGATTACGGACCTGATGTCAATGTAAGAAAGATGGTGAGCAAACCCAAGGGTCCAAAACAAAAGTCTATACTTTTGAATGAGGAACTGGAAACCTTTTCGGAGAACAATCCGCATCAACATGACCTTCGCGATCATTCGGCCAGAACATTTGGTTATCAAATTACCCCAAGTGATGGACTCAAGCTCACCCATAAAGTAGTTGTGCAGAAGGTGCCCAAAATGGACCTCCTAGGTCCATTAAGTAGTAAAAATCTaccagaaaatatgaaatactCTGATCGTGTACATCTGGAAGCTCGACCTAAAGGAGCCATTCAATACGTCAAGTGGAGCACGCTAAAGGAAGAATTTAATCAAGCTACCATAAAGCTCTACCTTTATGAGAGAGTAACCAGATCCCTTGTATTCATCACAAAAGCTAATGATTCGCCCTATGTCATTGATGCcatcaatttgaaggaaatgtCGCCGGAACACTACATCAGAGTCCCACAACAAGTAAGAGGCATTTTAAGGCCAGCAGTTCCAAGCGAAGGGAGCAAATACGCAATACTTACCCACAATGGACTGGCTTGGGAATTTTCCGGGACAATTGACAGGAAAGTTGATGCCGAAGCCGAGTCAAGCTCTAACAAGAAAGTCGCATCATCACCCGTTGAAGGTGCCATACCTACCAACATTAATGGAGATTGTGAGGTTCAGAAGCTTGCCCTTGGCAAAAACCTCATCACCTTGGAACGATCAGGTCTTCAGACCATGCAAATCAAACTACCCCCAACAACAAACACTCAACACTGGTTCATCATTCGCATTGATAAAGATACGGGTTCAATACAAATTCCTGACACAACTTTAGCCCTGAAGACAGCAGTCTTGAAGCAGGCTGCAGCCCTGGCCAAAAAGGAGTCCACAACCGTTCGAATTCCGATTCCTGTCTCAAAAGAAGTCAGCCATTTTGGGGTGTATGCAGTACCAGGATTAGACACCCACGTTTTTGTTGGTCCATTCTCAGTCCAAAAGCTATCCGAATCTCCAAAGGAAGTGATTGAcctggatgatgatgaggagaTTCAAGAAGTTTCAGGGAGAATAACAAAACCCGcccaacaaagaaaaaagactgACAATGTCTCTCcagatgacgatgatgacatTCAAGTCATTTCTGACTCTTTGAGCTCAAAGGATCACTTGAAGGCATTGGTAAAGGAAAACAATCAGGTGGTCAACGAGCTTCTCACATCAATGAGCGATCAAGCTGTCATATATGGGGAAACCAAGGTTCAACGAGAAATGAAGCGGAACGTGTCCGTGTCTGGTCCAGTCCCTAAGCTGGTATCTAAGGGAAGTGAGGCTGAGGTAGTTACCTTAGAAGAAGATTCTTCAATGGATCCAATCGGCCCTAACTTCAATGCAAAGACAGTTCCATATGCCAACTTGCCTACTTCTCAGTTCGGCAAGATAGTGTACAACTCTTCGTCAAAAAGCATGGCCGGAGACATCATCTTGTTACATGTTGAAAGTTTAAAGCTAACGTGTCGGAAACGCCCCTCTGGCATGGTCACGTTCCCACATCCAACCTTCGAAAACCATTTTGTGTTTTGTAGTTCCATTGAAAATGCTGCCTTGTGGGTAAAGGAGTAtttgaagaatgaagaacttaaaaagagaaggaaaccTGTGGCCCGTTCCCTACCTATGTTGGCCATTAAGCCAATGTCGTCGTTAATGGATGCACCGGTTGCCAACAAACCtaatggaaagaaagaacaaCTTATGGGtgtttcatcattcatcaacCCAAGTGGATCTCAAGGCGTGGCATACCTGCTCAACTCTAAATCTGAGCATGCTGAATTGTCAAAGCTCTTCTACGAACTAGCCATCAAGACTTGTCGAATGAAACCCACCAAGCAATTATCTCAAAGTCAGATCTTGTCCAAAGCTATGGATGAAATACAGATGCTCACAGCTGAGGAAAAAGAATTAGAGAAGGCAAAGACAAAGTTGAAGTTGGAAAGGCGTGATGTCTTCACTAAGCTCAAAACTGCTCTCATTGGTGCACcaaaagaggagaagaaacgtGTCTTGATGAGTGTCAAATCCGCCATACGACAACTAGACCTAGATGATAAGGATTCCAAtgtcaagaaaaatgccaaaggCTCTACAATCGATCAGGGACACTCCCCAACAACTTCCATCGATTACATGAAAGTGAAAGAGACAACCCCTCCCATCCCACAGCTGGCATATTCTGCCAAGGTAAGAAACCATATTGTTTTCGTTATGGAAAAGTACTCCGAAGCTATGAATATAGTTGGCTTGGGCTTAACGATTGGTAATACTTGGAACAAAGATCACATATGGTGTAATGTTTTTTAGAAAATAGTTTAATGTTTATTTCGATAAGTTTTTGAACCATTGTACGTTACTGGAAATGTATGTAAAGTTCCTTATTTATGTGGTAAATATTCTAGAGTTTTAGCATCAGACAATTATGGAGGTGATAAAAAGTGTGCTTTTGCACTAAGAtagaaaatgaataaataaaaatagGTAATTTATATACGGTACATACACACCCTGACACTTATATTAGCccactttttccattggtGCTCTTGTTTGCAATAGAATTGGAGTCCTTGATCCACTTGCattaaaaaacacatttttctttggtctTGACTTAATACCATGCATAAAGCCTTTCTCACTGGGATTATGTCAAATTCGATCTTTTAAAGTATGGTTTTCACATCAAATTCTATCATCGGATCCTATTTCCGTTCGTTGCCAATGCCCAATACAAAGCCAAACTTTCAACCGGTCAATGTTGAGCGACATTGGCTAACCATAGACCACCTTAAATTCCTCGGAAGGAGATAGGGAGGGTATCTtaggaaaaatgaatatgttaaCAATTCATAGTTACTCTTGATGTGAAGCTTCCAGCTTCATCTGCCAACGAGCACCTCTAAAGAAGCTCGAAAAGACACGGCAAATTTGAAGCGAGACAAATTGAATATGAAACTAAGCGGAATAATCTAGAACTTTACGAAGACAGACGACTCCCTCAGTTGAAAAAACTTTACCTTGTTCACGTTTTGCCCTTGAAGATATGATTGAACTaccaacaaaaaatatctGTCAGGGTGTAGGAAAACTGCAACCCTGAGATGCCTTGATTGCATCTTTGTCTTTCTGTTTACATACCCTTTTTCTCAGAGGTGTTTGACTCGGATTTAAGCACATTAGAGATTTACCTCTTTGAGGCATTTTTACTCTTTCTTAAGAGCTTCTTCATCCGCTGCGATTTTATTCCCCATGCGTTCAATATCCGTTTGATGGGGATTGAACTCCTTATAGCTTAATCTGTATTTTATATTTTAGAGCCAAAGTGATATGGCTTGGCTTAACGGTCTCGAGCCTAACTCCATGGGTGCTACTCCTTACTCCGACGTCACGGGGCTGCAAACcttaaaaaagggaaagattTCTCGGCCCATGAATGCATTCATGTTGTGGGCCAAGGATCACCGAAAGAACTTG from Tigriopus californicus strain San Diego chromosome 5, Tcal_SD_v2.1, whole genome shotgun sequence carries:
- the LOC131880492 gene encoding uncharacterized protein LOC131880492; the encoded protein is MADKEDAVKEQEPAQNTSHETKPKDSIQAICASSTLDEFLNNDAKLCISYKVPHSISADYVSERTTGMPLPDSESVAIGVMAGLGIKRKTANIVGPPLKKAKTLSEKREALERDIVKYGMATVEKMYPRQTPRSKGVPGRRGSNFNKSVTKMKPKPSGVDFEEVDARDILKPLSHDKYIREPLYDSVVFITRRSGLVPLSSLCKDATTVMSSNVKLLKGRNVRLGKPSIFLKEKGRLLAIGGSRGNAPHFNITSVPTVEPKRSDGFEEAFTMDSEYVEFALKAMVDLPNVSKSLDVSERIDVRELKRRQREEEERKAAMTRRDVINKIYEKVITNQSLFVDEEDSKGEETADIPEVKPPVDQIPSKWDPSMELERKPDIKQDPVVKTEESNPNSPQCITENQPAEKTSESAVKPQEQSDFSEEDDENEDPNRGPVHLQWKDNPPIPRSNPLDIETKAIVSEAFKRAFEERKKNPIAGFEACDVENCYCKEKEETVQTCSQTPTSGSQTPSGTPSKNGEKKTKTRLTKVKRALKTLGVNFYEFDQADQVCIRVDCDKLWCRFGCICDCISGKAIPPSHCGKVECMFRCTCSEDTATYASSKKVGISPAGAANLRTNSQRHLAAEERKFHNTVISSGKDVVLLGSSGRTKRERKIPSRYQDAETVLSDHCGKNLIHVEKDPDIRVYSVLNKDAIRTVQEHLENETIQACTVLLPRLSLPSSVKHWCMIHCHYNCPCGKYKDPLDYGPDVNVRKMVSKPKGPKQKSILLNEELETFSENNPHQHDLRDHSARTFGYQITPSDGLKLTHKVVVQKVPKMDLLGPLSSKNLPENMKYSDRVHLEARPKGAIQYVKWSTLKEEFNQATIKLYLYERVTRSLVFITKANDSPYVIDAINLKEMSPEHYIRVPQQVRGILRPAVPSEGSKYAILTHNGLAWEFSGTIDRKVDAEAESSSNKKVASSPVEGAIPTNINGDCEVQKLALGKNLITLERSGLQTMQIKLPPTTNTQHWFIIRIDKDTGSIQIPDTTLALKTAVLKQAAALAKKESTTVRIPIPVSKEVSHFGVYAVPGLDTHVFVGPFSVQKLSESPKEVIDLDDDEEIQEVSGRITKPAQQRKKTDNVSPDDDDDIQVISDSLSSKDHLKALVKENNQVVNELLTSMSDQAVIYGETKVQREMKRNVSVSGPVPKLVSKGSEAEVVTLEEDSSMDPIGPNFNAKTVPYANLPTSQFGKIVYNSSSKSMAGDIILLHVESLKLTCRKRPSGMVTFPHPTFENHFVFCSSIENAALWVKEYLKNEELKKRRKPVARSLPMLAIKPMSSLMDAPVANKPNGKKEQLMGVSSFINPSGSQGVAYLLNSKSEHAELSKLFYELAIKTCRMKPTKQLSQSQILSKAMDEIQMLTAEEKELEKAKTKLKLERRDVFTKLKTALIGAPKEEKKRVLMSVKSAIRQLDLDDKDSNVKKNAKGSTIDQGHSPTTSIDYMKVKETTPPIPQLAYSAKSQSDMAWLNGLEPNSMGATPYSDVTGLQTLKKGKISRPMNAFMLWAKDHRKNLIANGYDGATVSKLLADEWKSLSAEQKSEYYKESEHLKSLHQLQHPNYKFSPKARKAPMAKRPWIKEFLNSDESPKKRKPVADSSANQLAPRIMGPSEMGTTSPSIRSTSGSAQSFSPGIINIRIPTLRNPGGEAVPLSNLAQTIQSEGIMSPVGCETMQSSGLPLMRQRASSSSASFQPILQQQQPSVQTDTQIIELD